Part of the Microbacterium immunditiarum genome is shown below.
GTGAGTGACCCGGATGCGCTCGTCGAAGCGGTCGCCGCGACCGGTGCGGCCTCCGTGTACATCCACGTCGACGTCGACGCGCTCGATCCGGCCGAGCTCGCCGGCAACGCGCACCCCGAACCGTTCGGCGTGGGGGTCGCCGATCTCACCGCGGCGATCGGCGCGCTGCGCGCCGCCGTGCCGCTCGTGGGTGCCACGCTCGCGGGCTACTCCCCCGCGTCGCCGGATGCCGCGACCGACGACCTCGGCGCGCTGTTGCGCATCGTCGGGGCGCTCGCGTGAGCCCTGTCCCCACCCCTCCTCCCGGATGGCGGGAGGCGGCCGAGAGGGCGCTCGCGCGCGGTCGCGCGATCGACCGGTTCATCCCGTCGCTCCTCCTCGACTCGCCCATCAGCCGCGTCGGCTACTGGTACGGCACGACCGTCGGCTGGGTGTGGGGCACGCTGTGGAGCACAGGCCGCATCGAGCAGCGGGAGGGGTTGTGGGTGTTCCGCGGCATGCCGCGCTGGGCGTTCCCACGCGGAGGCGTGTGCGCGGGCGGCTGCTACCTCACGGGCGAGGCCGACGTCACCGACAACGTGCTGCGTCACGAGGCCGTGCACAAGCGGCAATGGCAGCGCTACGGCTTCCTCATGCCCGTGCTGTACCTGCTCGCGGGGCGCGATCCGCTGCGCAACCGGTTCGAGATCGAGGCCGGCCTCGAGGACGGCAACTACGTCCCGCGTCAGTCCGCAAGGCGCGGCGCGGCCGCTCGTCCGACGCGCAGCACCTGACGGCCCAGTCCTTCGACGGGCGCGCCGGGTCAGCGGGCGGTGAGCCCGTACTCCTCGGGCGCGTGGATCTCGGCGGAGTCGACGCCGAGCCGCGACGTGAGGTGGTCGACGATGTCGGCGGTGCCGAGGTAACCGCCGAGGAGGAACACGCGCGTGCTGTCGTCGTCGGCGCACATCATCTCGTCGGCCCACGCGGTGACCGCGCGGGAGAGCGCCTGGCCCGGGGCGCACGCCCGACCCGTGCCCGGGTCGCCGGTGCGGCGGGAGCGGTCGAGCCACGTCACGATCATGCGCGGCGGCACGTCGAGGTGGGCCTGCCACGAGGGATCCGGCACTTCGATGAAGACCCGGCCCGTCGAGCACAGCGGCAGCGTCGTCAGCAGGGCCTCGAGGTCGGTCAGCGACGACTCGTCGGCGGTGATGAGGTGCTGCACGCGCGAATGTCGCGGCGCCCGGCACGCGGCGGGGCTGTGCTCGCCGGCGGGGCGCGTCGTTCGGTGCGGTGCGGGGGTGCTCATCTCCCCTTCACTATACCGCGAACGAAGGATTGCCTAACCTCACTCCCACACAGCGGAAGGCGATCAGTCGATGAGCACCCGGCGCAGTTCGCCGATCTCGTCGTCGGAGAGCCCGCTCGCGCGCAGATAGTCCGACACCGACCCGAATCGGCCTGTCAGATCGTCGAGCAGGCGGCGCATGACCGGCGCGGGCGAGCGCGTCGCGAGCTCCTCGAGATGGCGGGCACGCGGATGCAGCGCCCGCAGCCGCTCGATCACGCCACGGTTCCGCCACGCGGGCAGCAGACCCTCGGTGCGCGCGTAATCGGAGATGACGGCGTCCTCGTCGACGCCTGCCGCCGCGAGGGTGAGCGCGACGACGACGCCCGTGCGGTCCTTGCCGACCGTGCAGTGCACGAGCACGGGCTGGTCGGACACGATCCCCCGCACGACCTGCACCACCCGGTCGGCGGAGTCGTCGACGAGCCGGCGGTACATCTCGTCGAGCGAGATGTCGTTCTCGAAGAAGGACGCCACCGAGCCGAGGAACAGTGGCACGCGGACGATCTCGGAGGCCGCGGCAGCGGGGCTCGGCGCGTGGAGGACCTCCTCGTCGGAGCGCAGGTCGATGATGCGCCGCAGCTGGAGGGCCGCGAGGTCCTCGATCCCCCGCGGCTCGAGTTGCGCGAGGTTGCCCGAGCGATACAGCACGCCGTGTCGCGCGCGCCGGTCGCCGGCGGGCAGCCCGCCGACGTCGCGCAGGTTCACCGCGCCCGTGACGATCGGAGCGGGCGCGCCGCCGGGAGTGTCCGCGGCCGTCACCAGGCCCTGCCTGCGGCGGCGTCGCGGTCCTCTCCGGCGAGATCGTCGCGCGGCGGGACGGCGTAGCGGCCGGCGATCGCGATGCGGTTGAACGCGTTGATCGAGACGAGGATCCAGCTCAGCGCGACGTACTCCTGCTCGCTGAGGATCCCTCCGACGCGGTCGTAGACGTCGTCGGAGATCCCGTCCTCGGCGATGAAGGCGAACGCCTCGGCGAGCTCGAGGCCTGCGCGCTCGCGCTCGGTGAAGACCCCCGAGTCGCGCCAGACGGGGAGCTGGGCGATCGTGTCGAGCGTGACGCCGGCCTTCTCGGCGCGCTCGACGTGCACGCGGACGCAGTAGGCGCAGCCGTTCAGCTGGGACGTGTGGATCTGCACGAGCTCCTTGAGACGGTCATCGATCCCCGCCTCGGCCGAGATCCCGCCCACCGTCTTCGAGAACGCGGAGAGCGCCTGGTAGGCCGGAGGCGCCGACCGGGACAGGTGCACTCGCCGTTCGTTCGTCATTCCGCCAGCCTACCCACGGCGCGGTCACCGGATGGGCTGTGCCGACGCGCCGCGCGGCGCGCCACAATGGCGGAGTGATCGAACCCGCCGACGAGTTCTCGTTCCTCCCCGAGCAGGCCGCCGAAGCGCACCTGTCGGGTCCTGTCCCCCACGGCGAACGCGTCGCCGTGACGCTTCCCGACGGACGCACGCTGAGCGCGCTGCGGTTCGGATCGGCGGATGAACCGGATGCCCCGCCCGCCGTCACGCTCCTGCACGGCGCGGGGCTCAACGCCCACACGTGGGACACGACGATCCTCGCCCTCGGCCTGCCCGCCCTCGCGATCGACCTTCCCGGTCACGGCGACTCGTCGTGGCGCGACGACGCCGCGTACGTCGCACGAGTTCTCGCGCCCGATGTCGCCGTCGGCCTCGAGGCGTGGACAGACGGCCCGCAGATCGTCGTCGGGCAGTCGCTCGGCGGGCTCACCGCCGCGGCGCTCGCCGCATCGCGTCCCGACCTCGTGCGGAGGCTCGTCGTCGTCGACATCACGCCCGGAGTCGACCCGAACGCCGGTCCCACCCAGGTGCGCGACTTCTTCGCCGGGCCGACCGACTGGGCGTCCCGCGCCGAGCTCGTCGACCGCGCGCTGCGGTTCGGACTCGGCGGCGGGTCGCGCCGCAAGGCCGAACGCGGCGTGTACTTCAACTCGCGCATCCGCCCCGACGGCCGTGTCGAGTGGAAGCATCACTTCGCGCAGCTCGCGAACGCGACGGCCGCCGCCGCGGCGGCCGGTCAGGCTCCGCCTCAACCGGATGACGCGCTCGCGCGCGTGCTCGGCGAAAGCGGCTGGGAGGACCTCGCCCGCGTGACCGCGCCCGTCACCCTCATCCGGGGCGCGAACGGGTACGTCACCGACGAGGACGCCGACGAGTTCGCTCGGCGGATGCCCGGGGGATCCGTCGAGTCCATGACCGGAGGACACAATCTGCAGGAGGACAGCCCCACAGGCCTCGCGAGGCGTATTGCCGGGCTCGCGGCAGAAGTCGACTGATCGCGGTCTGATCGCGGGCGGGTAACGATTTCGTCTTCTGTGACGTTTCGTTTTGCAACCGGGCCCGCCGCTCGGGCACGATCCCTACGCTGACTCCTACAGGAACCGCAGCCTTTGCACCGCCGACATGGCACGGCCCATCCGGCCGGCGCCGCCCCCGTGATGCAGCCGAAAGGACCACCTCCGATGCTCCGCCGCACAGCCCTCCTCGCCGCAGCCGGCCTCGCGGCCGCCGCACTCGCCCTCAGCGCGTGCACGGCCTCGCCGACCCCCGATTCGACAGGCGGCGAACCCGACCCCGACGCGTCGCTGACCGTCGGCCTCGTTCTCGAGCCAGACAACCTCGACATCCGCCGCACGAGCGGCGCAGCGCTCGAGCAGGCGCTCATCGACAACGTCTACGAGGGCCTCGTCACCCGGGCGCCTGACGACGGCAACGCGGTCGAGCCCAAGCTGGCCTCGGACTGGGAGGTCTCCGACGACGGCCTGACCTACACCTTCACGATCGAGGAGGGGGTGACGTTCCACAACGGCGAGCCGCTCACCGTCGACGACGTCGTGACCTCGCTCACCGAGG
Proteins encoded:
- a CDS encoding SIP domain-containing protein; this encodes MSTPAPHRTTRPAGEHSPAACRAPRHSRVQHLITADESSLTDLEALLTTLPLCSTGRVFIEVPDPSWQAHLDVPPRMIVTWLDRSRRTGDPGTGRACAPGQALSRAVTAWADEMMCADDDSTRVFLLGGYLGTADIVDHLTSRLGVDSAEIHAPEEYGLTAR
- a CDS encoding tyrosine-protein phosphatase, encoding MTAADTPGGAPAPIVTGAVNLRDVGGLPAGDRRARHGVLYRSGNLAQLEPRGIEDLAALQLRRIIDLRSDEEVLHAPSPAAAASEIVRVPLFLGSVASFFENDISLDEMYRRLVDDSADRVVQVVRGIVSDQPVLVHCTVGKDRTGVVVALTLAAAGVDEDAVISDYARTEGLLPAWRNRGVIERLRALHPRARHLEELATRSPAPVMRRLLDDLTGRFGSVSDYLRASGLSDDEIGELRRVLID
- a CDS encoding alpha/beta fold hydrolase, whose product is MEPADEFSFLPEQAAEAHLSGPVPHGERVAVTLPDGRTLSALRFGSADEPDAPPAVTLLHGAGLNAHTWDTTILALGLPALAIDLPGHGDSSWRDDAAYVARVLAPDVAVGLEAWTDGPQIVVGQSLGGLTAAALAASRPDLVRRLVVVDITPGVDPNAGPTQVRDFFAGPTDWASRAELVDRALRFGLGGGSRRKAERGVYFNSRIRPDGRVEWKHHFAQLANATAAAAAAGQAPPQPDDALARVLGESGWEDLARVTAPVTLIRGANGYVTDEDADEFARRMPGGSVESMTGGHNLQEDSPTGLARRIAGLAAEVD
- a CDS encoding Fe-S oxidoreductase produces the protein MSPVPTPPPGWREAAERALARGRAIDRFIPSLLLDSPISRVGYWYGTTVGWVWGTLWSTGRIEQREGLWVFRGMPRWAFPRGGVCAGGCYLTGEADVTDNVLRHEAVHKRQWQRYGFLMPVLYLLAGRDPLRNRFEIEAGLEDGNYVPRQSARRGAAARPTRST
- a CDS encoding carboxymuconolactone decarboxylase family protein, whose amino-acid sequence is MTNERRVHLSRSAPPAYQALSAFSKTVGGISAEAGIDDRLKELVQIHTSQLNGCAYCVRVHVERAEKAGVTLDTIAQLPVWRDSGVFTERERAGLELAEAFAFIAEDGISDDVYDRVGGILSEQEYVALSWILVSINAFNRIAIAGRYAVPPRDDLAGEDRDAAAGRAW